From one Triticum urartu cultivar G1812 chromosome 3, Tu2.1, whole genome shotgun sequence genomic stretch:
- the LOC125544721 gene encoding putative ABC transporter B family member 8 — MSTGGGGERRSIRGLFKFADRVDVVLMALGTLGAIGDGCSTNLLLIFASDVMNSLGRGHAQQQGSATSVHFMHDIEKSCLNFVYLAFAILVVASMEGYCWSRTSERQVLRIRHLYLEAILRQEVAFFDSQEATTSEIINSISKDASLIQEVLSEKVPLFLMHSTVFVSGLAFSTYFSWRLALVSYPLVLLLIIPGLIYGKYLLYLSRESRREYAKANSLVEQALGSIKTVYSFTAEKGIIQRYTAILDKTINLGIKQGIAKGLAVGFTGLSFAIWAFLAWYGSRLVMYHHESGGRIYASGISFVLGGLSLGMALPELKHFIEASVAATRILERINRVPQINDDDPKGLVLDQVRGEIEFESIHFAYPSRPNMTVLKDFNLQIPAGQTIALVGSSGSGKSTAIALVQRFYDSSEGTVKIDGFDIKKLNLKSIRSKMGLVSQDHALFGTSIKENILFGKPDATMDELYAAAMTANAHNFVMGLPEGYETKIGERGALLSGGQKQRIAIARAVLKNPAILLLDEATSALDSESEKLVQHALDQASMGRTTLVVAHKLSTVKNADQIAVVDGGSIAEIGTHDELINKGGPYSRLVKLQKMVSYIDQETDQFRASSAARTSASRLSMSRASPMPLTPGVSKETGSYVSPPAPSFSRLLAMNAPEWKQALIGSISALVYGSLQPIYALTIGGMIAAFFVQDHNEMNAIISRYALIFCSLSLVSIAVNLLQHYNFAYMGEHLVRRIRVQVLEKILTFEAAWFDEDTNSSGSLCSRLSDESSLVKTLVADRISLLLQTACGIVIAVTMGLIVAWKLALVMIAVQPCTMICYYAKKIVLSNVSRDLAKAQYESTQIAIEAVYNHRMVTSFGCSSKILQLFEHTQEEPLRKARKKSWVAGITTGLSPCLTFLSWALDFWYGGKLAQSGEISAGDVFKTFFVLVSTGKLIADAGSMTSDLAKGSNAVASVFEVLDRKSISPQNSQVEKDNPKSKIQGRIEFKKVDFAYPTRPQCLILQDFSLDVKAGTSIGLVGRSGCGKSTIIGLIQRFYDVDRGAVRIDGMDVREMNVLWYRGFTALVSQEPAMFSGSVRDNIAFGKPEADEEEIVEAAKAANAHEFISSLKDGYDTDCGEHGIQLSGGQKQRIAIARAIIRDPAILLLDEATSALDAQSEQVVQEALDRIMTGRTTIVVAHRLNTIKNADSIAFLGEGKVIERGTYPQLMNKKGAFFNLATLQK, encoded by the exons ATGAgcaccggcggcggcggcgagcggcggagCATCCGGGGCCTGTTCAAGTTCGCGGACCGGGTGGACGTGGTGCTCATGGCCCTGGGCACGCTGGGCGCCATCGGCGACGGCTGCTCCACCaacctcctcctcatcttcgccAGCGACGTGATGAACTCGCTGGGCCGCGGCCACGCCCAGCAGCAGGGCAGCGCCACCAGCGTGCACTTCATGCATGACATCGAGAAG TCGTGCCTCAACTTCGTCTACTTGGCGTTCGCCATCCTGGTGGTGGCGTCCATGG AGGGGTACTGCTGGAGCCGGACGAGCGAGAGGCAGGTGCTCCGGATCAGGCACCTGTACCTGGAGGCCATCCTGCGGCAGGAGGTGGCCTTCTTCGACTCGCAGGAGGCCACCACCTCGGAGATCATCAACAGCATCTCCAAGGACGCCTCGCTCATCCAGGAGGTGCTCAGCGAGAAG GTTCCTCTGTTTCTGATGCACTCCACGGTCTTCGTCTCTGGACTCGCCTTCTCCACCTATTTCTCCTGGAGGCTGGCTTTGGTTTCCTACCCTCTGGTCCTGCTCCTCATCATCCCTGGCCTCATCTACGGGAAGTACCTTCTGTACCTCTCCCGCGAGTCGCGCCGCGAGTACGCCAAGGCAAACTCCCTCGTGGAGCAAGCACTCGGCTCCATCAAGACCGTTTACTCCTTCACTGCAGAGAAAGGGATCATCCAGAGGTACACAGCAATCCTCGACAAGACCATCAACCTGGGGATCAAGCAGGGCATTGCCAAAGGCCTTGCTGTCGGATTCACCGGTCTCTCTTTCGCCATTTGGGCCTTCCTCGCCTGGTATGGCAGCCGGTTGGTGATGTACCATCATGAAAGCGGAGGGAGGATATACGCCTCAGGAATCTCCTTTGTTCTGGGTGGCCT ATCCCTTGGAATGGCACTCCCGGAGCTGAAACATTTCATTGAGGCCTCGGTTGCTGCCACGAGAATTCTCGAACGGATCAACCGTGTGCCCCAGATCAACGACGATGACCCAAAGGGGCTTGTTTTGGATCAAGTCCGTGGAGAGATCGAGTTTGAATCCATCCACTTTGCGTACCCATCCAGGCCTAATATGACGGTCCTCAAAGACTTCAACCTCCAGATTCCTGCTGGCCAAACAATTGCTTTGGTCGGCTCTAGTGGCAGCGGCAAGTCTACCGCAATAGCGCTGGTGCAGCGCTTCTACGATTCCAGTGAAGGAACTGTCAAGATCGACGGCTTCGACATCAAGAAACTAAATCTCAAGTCGATTAGGAGCAAGATGGGACTTGTCAGCCAAGATCATGCACTGTTCGGCACATCCATAAAAGAGAACATCTTATTCGGCAAACCAGATGCAACCATGGATGAACTCTATGCAGCAGCCATGACAGCAAATGCTCACAACTTCGTAATGGGGCTTCCTGAGGGATATGAGACTAAG ATTGGTGAGCGTGGAGCGTTGCTATCAGGTGGCCAGAAACAGCGGATTGCCATTGCAAGGGCGGTCCTCAAGAACCCTGCTATACTTTTGCTCGATGAAGCCACAAGCGCACTTGACTCAGAGTCAGAGAAGCTAGTGCAGCATGCACTTGATCAAGCATCTATGGGAAGAACAACACTG GTCGTAGCTCACAAGCTTTCGACCGTGAAGAATGCCGATCAAATCGCGGTAGTCGATGGGGGTAGCATAGCAGAAATTGGGACACATGATGAGCTGATCAACAAGGGTGGCCCATATTCACGACTTGTGAAATTGCAGAAGATGGTGAGCTACATAGATCAAGAAACTGACCAATTTAGGGCCTCCTCAGCAGCAAGGACCAGTGCCAGCCGTCTCAGCATGTCCAGAGCAAGTCCCATGCCACTCACACCAGGTGTTTCAAAAGAAACCGGGTCATATGTTTCCCCACCTGCACCGTCTTTCTCAAGGCTTCTTGCAATGAATGCACCAGAGTGGAAGCAAGCACTCATAGGAAGCATCTCTGCATTGGTATATGGTTCCTTGCAGCCCATCTATGCTCTAACCATCGGAGGAATGATTGCTGCATTCTTTGTTCAGGACCACAATGAGATGAATGCAATCATCAGCCGCTATGCATTGATCTTTTGCTCCCTGTCCCTGGTATCCATTGCTGTTAATCTACTGCAACACTACAATTTCGCCTACATGGGGGAGCACCTAGTTAGGCGTATCCGAGTCCAAGTGCTTGAGAAGATCTTAACCTTTGAGGCAGCATGGTTTGATGAAGACACAAATTCAAGTGGCTCATTGTGCTCTCGGCTAAGTGACGAGTCTTCTCTTGTCAAAACCCTTGTCGCAGACAGGATCTCCCTGCTACTTCAAACAGCTTGTGGAATTGTAATTGCGGTGACAATGGGACTCATAGTAGCATGGAAACTTGCCCTTGTCATGATTGCTGTACAGCCCTGCACGATGATATGCTACTATGCCAAGAAGATAGTTCTTTCAAATGTGTCAAGGGACTTGGCAAAGGCTCAGTATGAAAGTACTCAGATTGCCATCGAAGCTGTTTACAACCACAGGATGGTGACCTCATTTGGATGTTCATCGAAGATTCTTCAGCTCTTCGAGCATACACAAGAGGAACCATTGAGGAAAGCAAGGAAGAAGTCATGGGTAGCAGGGATAACCACAGGGCTGTCGCCGTGCCTCACATTCTTATCATGGGCATTGGACTTCTGGTATGGTGGGAAATTGGCACAGTCCGGGGAGATCTCAGCAGGTGATGTCTTCAAAACCTTCTTCGTCTTGGTGAGCACAGGAAAGCTGATCGCTGATGCTGGCAGCATGACATCTGACCTGGCAAAGGGATCAAATGCCGTTGCTTCAGTTTTCGAGGTGCTAGATAGGAAATCTATCTCTCCGCAAAATTCACAG GTGGAAAAGGACAATCCGAAGAGCAAAATACAAGGACGAATAGAGTTCAAAAAGGTGGATTTTGCATATCCAACAAGGCCACAATGCCTGATCCTGCAAGATTTTAGCTTGGACGTCAAAGCAGGAACAAGCATTGGCCTGGTGGGGAGAAGTGGATGTGGTAAATCCACAATCATAGGTTTGATCCAGAGGTTCTATGATGTTGATAGAGGTGCTGTAAGGATCGATGGTATGGATGTGAGGGAGATGAATGTTCTTTGGTATCGAGGATTCACTGCTCTAGTTAGTCAGGAGCCCGCAATGTTTTCTGGCAGTGTCAGGGACAACATTGCCTTTGGTAAACCAGAAGCTGATGAAGAAGAGATTGTCGAAGCTGCTAAAGCCGCAAATGCGCATGAATTCATCTC ATCTCTGAAGGATGGATACGATACTGATTGTGGAGAGCATGGCATACAACTATCAGGGGGGCAGAAGCAAAGAATTGCAATTGCGAGGGCAATAATCCGAGATCCAGCTATACTACTTCTTGATGAAGCAACAAGTGCTCTCGATGCACAGTCCGAGCAAGTGGTGCAGGAAGCACTTGATCGGATCATGACAGGGAGGACCACAATCGTAGTGGCACATCGACTAAACACAATCAAGAATGCAGACTCAATAGCCTTCTTAGGGGAGGGCAAGGTGATTGAGCGTGGTACTTACCCGCAGCTCATGAACAAGAAGGGAGCATTCTTTAACCTGGCAACCCTTCAGAAATAA
- the LOC125544722 gene encoding B3 domain-containing protein Os03g0120900-like isoform X1, with product MSMNGDRSAGSAMEEDEEGRPRFFKVLVGDFARRLEIPRDFLSYIPEVGLRGSNISPVQAMLKRSEGKTWVVELEKVDCCVFLTTGWTKFVVDNSLREYEFLLFRHDRKMDFMVSVFGRNACEKAVRSSGSAAQATESLERKLPCDMFPTCKRGHSGDELTKITNNLRQSHSLVMIPDQSDTKIFPFQGSTQGNGHISPQSFADIHRHEVDGLKDELKIYLLLKVPMDDDKAKVIAEVMSRLHVDRVTVDLFCAALCLYKWDSDAAAEVLNTCRGKPQIPNQFLKQKLVLQFDFIKRELRHFFPTGDDCPPQIRDSTESSLEEPNLSTQALQNYLPVVKSKLVDDHEPCDLSYKQKRRIVKSRSQQISETPRRSPRLAHLKNSGGSIESGLKEKPEVLESPPSSTIDQVEHRAGHACLLYEKPDHVFKGDRHHAIGILGLFLIRTHNCLLTPYTTVKPICAFVGSLSQDFKRLKRTRGEVGLSEKPQHNQENEENIDQGNNGEILEEQIDRNSAETSESFMESDWIDSSPPTKSNSSSMIINELCLTWKPSVHTNSLENVLLHIQRDNFMKTITHVQGIIRSFPSDLHCAAIIEAVVQKEILKWDSCLQDVDAQRVVIALLEHAKKIKEIHNFNMESRKEEFSTKLQDQLKWQLKELESVCTSLEFDYKKVTCDGNIAVSTSQEQKKKLHALQDEIKGLQQSMMMEDEIQKLVHQVAEHESLVQKSLMERVRVKTVLKSYKQVLVEVKERLASDELGLIDVNALVKVEMDNLRKEIEISKGRLLNIIFK from the exons ATGAGCATGAACGGAGATCGATCCGCGGGATCCGCCATGGAAGAAGACGAGGAGGGGAGGCCTCGCTTCTTCAAGGTCCTCGTCGGCGACTTCGCCCGTCGCCTC GAGATACCTCGAGACTTCCTCAGTTACATTCCAGAGGTGGGCCTCAGGGGCTCCAACATTTCACCTGTTCAAGCCATGCTTAAGCGTTCAGAAGGGAAGACTTGGGTCGTTGAGCTAGAGAAGGTTGATTGCTGTGTGTTTCTAACCACCGGATGGACCAAGTTTGTGGTGGACAATTCTTTGAGGGAATATGAGTTCCTACTCTTCAGACACGACAGGAAAATGGACTTCATGGTTTCGGTTTTTGGTCGGAATGCTTGTGAGAAAGCAGTCCGGTCTTCAGGAAGTGCTGCTCAAGCTACTGAAAGTCTAGAAAGGAAACTCCCATGTGATATGTTCCCCACTTGTAAGCGAGGACATAGTGGTGATGAACTAACGAAGATCACCAATAATCTCAGGCAGAGTCACTCACTGGTTATGATACCAGATCAATCTGATACAAAA aTATTTCCCTTCCAAGGGAGTACTCAGGGGAATGGACATATCTCTCCACAGAGCTTCGCTGACATACATCGTCATGAAGTAGATGGTTTGAAGGATGAGTTAAAGATATACTTATTGTTGAAGGTGCCAATGGATGATGATAAAGCTAAAGTAATAGCTGAAGTAATGAGCAGATTGCATGTTGACAGAGTTACAGTTGACTTATTCTGTGCTGCACTCTGTTTGTATAAGTGGGACTCAGATGCGGCTGCAGAGGTATTGAACACATGTAGAGGCAAACCACAAATTCCGAACCAGTTTCTAAAGCAGAAACTTGTTCTGCAAT TTGATTTTATAAAGAGGGAACTACGACACTTCTTCCCCACAGGGGATGATTGTCCTCCTCAAATACGTGATAGCACGGAGAGCAGTCTTGAGGAGCCTAACTTGTCGACTCAGGCACTACAAAATTACCTGCCAGTAGTGAAAAGCAAGCTAGTTGACGACCATGAGCCATGTGATTTGTCGTACAAACAGAAGAGGAGAATAGTCAAGTCGCGATCACAGCAAATTTCTGAAACACCACGAAGATCACCACGACTGGCACACTTGAAGAATTCCGGTGGCAGCATAGAGAGTGGATTGAAAGAAAAACCTGAAGTGTTAGAATCGCCACCATCCAGCACAATTGATCAGGTGGAGCACAGAGCAGGGCATGCGTGTTTACTCTACGAGAAACCAGATCATGTTTTCAAAGGAGATCGCCACCATGCTATAGGTATTCTTGGTCTCTTCTTAATCAGAACTCACAACTGCCTTCTAACACCTTATACTACAGTTAAACCAATTTGTGCCTTTGTAGGTTCtttatctcaagacttcaagagACTCAAACGAACACGAGGTGAGGTGGGCCTAAGTGAGAAACCTCAGCATAATCAAGAAAATGAGGAGAACATAGATCAAGGAAATAATGGAGAAATCTTGGAAGAGCAAATTGATAGAAATTCTGCAGAGACTTCTGAGTCGTTCATGGAGAGCGATTGGATAGATTCGTCACCGCCGACCAAGTCCAACTCGTCATCTATGATAATAAACGAGTTATGTTTGACATGGAAGCCCTCAGTACACACCAATTCCCTCGAGAATGTGTTACTTCATATTCAACGTGACAACTTTATGAAGACCATCACACACGTTCAGGGAATCATTCGCAGTTTTCCTTCAGACCTACATTGTGCGGCTATAATTGAAGCTGTTGTGCAGAAAGAAATTCTTAAGTGGGATTCATGTCTTCAGGATGTTGATGCTCAAAGGGTAGTGATTGCATTACTGGAGCATGCTAAAAAAATCAAGGAGATTCACAATTTCAATATGGAGAGCCGGAAGGAAGAGTTTTCCACAAAGCTACAAGATCAGCTGAAGTGGCAGCTCAAAGAACTGGAAAGCGTATGCACTTCCTTGGAATTTGATTACAAGAAAGTAACATGTGATGGTAACATCGCTGTCTCGACATCGCAAGAACAGAAGAAAAAATTGCATGCCCTTCAGGATGAGATCAAAGGCTTGCAGCAGTCCATGATGATGGAGGATGAAATACAGAAATTGGTGCATCAAGTTGCTGAGCATGAGAGCTTAGTACAGAAGTCTTTAATGGAAAGAGTAAGGGTTAAGACGGTTCTAAAGAGCTATAAGCAGGTTCTTGTTGAAGTAAAAGAGCGGCTAGCCTCTGATGAACTTGGATTAATTGATGTCAATGCATTGGTCAAGGTAGAGATGGATAACTTGAGGAAGGAGATCGAGATATCCAAAGGAAGACTCCTAAATATCATTTTCAAGTAA
- the LOC125544722 gene encoding B3 domain-containing protein Os03g0120900-like isoform X2, producing MSMNGDRSAGSAMEEDEEGRPRFFKVLVGDFARRLEIPRDFLSYIPEVGLRGSNISPVQAMLKRSEGKTWVVELEKVDCCVFLTTGWTKFVVDNSLREYEFLLFRHDRKMDFMVSVFGRNACEKAVRSSGSAAQATESLERKLPCDMFPTCKRGHSGDELTKITNNLRQSHSLVMIPDQSDTKIFPFQGSTQGNGHISPQSFADIHRHEVDGLKDELKIYLLLKVPMDDDKAKVIAEVMSRLHVDRVTVDLFCAALCLYKWDSDAAAEVLNTCRGKPQIPNQFLKQKLVLQFDFIKRELRHFFPTGDDCPPQIRDSTESSLEEPNLSTQALQNYLPVVKSKLVDDHEPCDLSYKQKRRIVKSRSQQISETPRRSPRLAHLKNSGGSIESGLKEKPEVLESPPSSTIDQVEHRAGHACLLYEKPDHVFKGDRHHAIGSLSQDFKRLKRTRGEVGLSEKPQHNQENEENIDQGNNGEILEEQIDRNSAETSESFMESDWIDSSPPTKSNSSSMIINELCLTWKPSVHTNSLENVLLHIQRDNFMKTITHVQGIIRSFPSDLHCAAIIEAVVQKEILKWDSCLQDVDAQRVVIALLEHAKKIKEIHNFNMESRKEEFSTKLQDQLKWQLKELESVCTSLEFDYKKVTCDGNIAVSTSQEQKKKLHALQDEIKGLQQSMMMEDEIQKLVHQVAEHESLVQKSLMERVRVKTVLKSYKQVLVEVKERLASDELGLIDVNALVKVEMDNLRKEIEISKGRLLNIIFK from the exons ATGAGCATGAACGGAGATCGATCCGCGGGATCCGCCATGGAAGAAGACGAGGAGGGGAGGCCTCGCTTCTTCAAGGTCCTCGTCGGCGACTTCGCCCGTCGCCTC GAGATACCTCGAGACTTCCTCAGTTACATTCCAGAGGTGGGCCTCAGGGGCTCCAACATTTCACCTGTTCAAGCCATGCTTAAGCGTTCAGAAGGGAAGACTTGGGTCGTTGAGCTAGAGAAGGTTGATTGCTGTGTGTTTCTAACCACCGGATGGACCAAGTTTGTGGTGGACAATTCTTTGAGGGAATATGAGTTCCTACTCTTCAGACACGACAGGAAAATGGACTTCATGGTTTCGGTTTTTGGTCGGAATGCTTGTGAGAAAGCAGTCCGGTCTTCAGGAAGTGCTGCTCAAGCTACTGAAAGTCTAGAAAGGAAACTCCCATGTGATATGTTCCCCACTTGTAAGCGAGGACATAGTGGTGATGAACTAACGAAGATCACCAATAATCTCAGGCAGAGTCACTCACTGGTTATGATACCAGATCAATCTGATACAAAA aTATTTCCCTTCCAAGGGAGTACTCAGGGGAATGGACATATCTCTCCACAGAGCTTCGCTGACATACATCGTCATGAAGTAGATGGTTTGAAGGATGAGTTAAAGATATACTTATTGTTGAAGGTGCCAATGGATGATGATAAAGCTAAAGTAATAGCTGAAGTAATGAGCAGATTGCATGTTGACAGAGTTACAGTTGACTTATTCTGTGCTGCACTCTGTTTGTATAAGTGGGACTCAGATGCGGCTGCAGAGGTATTGAACACATGTAGAGGCAAACCACAAATTCCGAACCAGTTTCTAAAGCAGAAACTTGTTCTGCAAT TTGATTTTATAAAGAGGGAACTACGACACTTCTTCCCCACAGGGGATGATTGTCCTCCTCAAATACGTGATAGCACGGAGAGCAGTCTTGAGGAGCCTAACTTGTCGACTCAGGCACTACAAAATTACCTGCCAGTAGTGAAAAGCAAGCTAGTTGACGACCATGAGCCATGTGATTTGTCGTACAAACAGAAGAGGAGAATAGTCAAGTCGCGATCACAGCAAATTTCTGAAACACCACGAAGATCACCACGACTGGCACACTTGAAGAATTCCGGTGGCAGCATAGAGAGTGGATTGAAAGAAAAACCTGAAGTGTTAGAATCGCCACCATCCAGCACAATTGATCAGGTGGAGCACAGAGCAGGGCATGCGTGTTTACTCTACGAGAAACCAGATCATGTTTTCAAAGGAGATCGCCACCATGCTATAG GTTCtttatctcaagacttcaagagACTCAAACGAACACGAGGTGAGGTGGGCCTAAGTGAGAAACCTCAGCATAATCAAGAAAATGAGGAGAACATAGATCAAGGAAATAATGGAGAAATCTTGGAAGAGCAAATTGATAGAAATTCTGCAGAGACTTCTGAGTCGTTCATGGAGAGCGATTGGATAGATTCGTCACCGCCGACCAAGTCCAACTCGTCATCTATGATAATAAACGAGTTATGTTTGACATGGAAGCCCTCAGTACACACCAATTCCCTCGAGAATGTGTTACTTCATATTCAACGTGACAACTTTATGAAGACCATCACACACGTTCAGGGAATCATTCGCAGTTTTCCTTCAGACCTACATTGTGCGGCTATAATTGAAGCTGTTGTGCAGAAAGAAATTCTTAAGTGGGATTCATGTCTTCAGGATGTTGATGCTCAAAGGGTAGTGATTGCATTACTGGAGCATGCTAAAAAAATCAAGGAGATTCACAATTTCAATATGGAGAGCCGGAAGGAAGAGTTTTCCACAAAGCTACAAGATCAGCTGAAGTGGCAGCTCAAAGAACTGGAAAGCGTATGCACTTCCTTGGAATTTGATTACAAGAAAGTAACATGTGATGGTAACATCGCTGTCTCGACATCGCAAGAACAGAAGAAAAAATTGCATGCCCTTCAGGATGAGATCAAAGGCTTGCAGCAGTCCATGATGATGGAGGATGAAATACAGAAATTGGTGCATCAAGTTGCTGAGCATGAGAGCTTAGTACAGAAGTCTTTAATGGAAAGAGTAAGGGTTAAGACGGTTCTAAAGAGCTATAAGCAGGTTCTTGTTGAAGTAAAAGAGCGGCTAGCCTCTGATGAACTTGGATTAATTGATGTCAATGCATTGGTCAAGGTAGAGATGGATAACTTGAGGAAGGAGATCGAGATATCCAAAGGAAGACTCCTAAATATCATTTTCAAGTAA